The Phycisphaeraceae bacterium genome has a window encoding:
- a CDS encoding anhydro-N-acetylmuramic acid kinase translates to MTNPEDDVRTVVGTMTGTSIDGIDAAMARIIGRGLGLRAELVKHTSGSLGPLAPQLRNAAMQQPMTTGDLATMAWEFGRIHADVIASMLEPGEKIDLIAIHGQTVFHDPPISWQLLNPAPIAHQFGCPVVSSLRQADLAAGGQGAPLTPLADWVLFRDAHRSRAILNLGGFCNVSILPPSNNTHDTGGIQGYDICACNQVLNAVARVALDQPYDEDGQAAMAGTIHEELCTSLYETLARQREPGLSLGTGDETVDWVVTHAKDVAPNDLAATATMAVALCIGHEVNRARVDEVIVAGGSARNKALMTALQKSLDAPVRLSDELGVPVSIREAFCMTVLGALCADGVPITLPQVTGCDTPPPVAGMWSMPFGWL, encoded by the coding sequence ATGACGAACCCCGAGGACGATGTCCGCACCGTGGTCGGCACCATGACGGGCACGAGCATCGACGGGATCGACGCAGCCATGGCCCGCATCATCGGTCGGGGTCTGGGTCTGCGCGCGGAGCTGGTCAAGCACACCTCCGGCTCCCTCGGTCCGCTGGCGCCGCAGTTGCGCAACGCGGCGATGCAGCAGCCGATGACCACCGGCGACCTGGCGACGATGGCGTGGGAGTTCGGACGCATCCATGCGGACGTGATCGCCTCGATGCTCGAGCCGGGCGAGAAGATCGACCTGATCGCCATTCACGGACAGACGGTGTTTCACGACCCGCCGATCTCATGGCAGCTGCTCAACCCCGCGCCGATCGCGCACCAGTTCGGCTGCCCGGTGGTGAGTTCGCTGCGACAGGCGGACCTGGCGGCGGGCGGGCAGGGCGCGCCGCTCACGCCGCTGGCCGACTGGGTGCTCTTCCGCGATGCGCATCGCAGCCGGGCCATTCTCAATCTGGGCGGATTCTGCAACGTCTCGATTCTGCCCCCCTCGAACAACACGCACGATACGGGGGGCATCCAGGGCTACGACATCTGCGCCTGCAACCAGGTGCTCAACGCGGTGGCGCGGGTGGCGCTCGACCAGCCCTATGACGAGGACGGCCAGGCGGCGATGGCCGGGACAATCCACGAGGAACTCTGCACGTCACTGTACGAGACGCTGGCCCGCCAGCGCGAGCCGGGGCTGTCGCTGGGCACGGGCGATGAAACCGTGGACTGGGTGGTCACGCACGCCAAGGACGTGGCGCCCAATGATCTGGCCGCCACCGCGACCATGGCGGTGGCGCTGTGCATCGGGCACGAGGTCAACCGGGCGCGCGTGGATGAAGTCATCGTGGCCGGCGGCAGCGCCAGAAACAAGGCCCTGATGACCGCGCTGCAGAAGTCGCTGGATGCGCCGGTCCGGCTGAGCGATGAACTGGGCGTGCCCGTGAGCATCCGCGAGGCGTTCTGCATGACGGTGCTCGGAGCGCTCTGCGCCGACGGCGTGCCCATCACCCTGCCGCAGGTGACCGGCTGCGACACGCCGCCCCCGGTGGCTGGCATGTGGTCGATGCCGTTCGGGTGGCTGTGA
- the radA gene encoding DNA repair protein RadA: MAKPRVSYLCRQCGGVQAQWMGKCPDCGTWDALEKYIEPKAAKSGASGMLADEATGEPDDRAARPPVAEPLTAVKAGEVSRLSTGIGELDRVLGGGLVPGSAVLVGGDPGIGKSTLLLQAAARLAESPGEGPGKSRSAGRSILYVSSEESAYQTRLRAERLFGDGDGEKEGRRGRLPHSEETEDGLSGLDNLYLLADTNLARIIEQVRKVNPAVVIVDSIQMIHRPDLEAAPGSVAQLRRCCLELVHLAKVSDMAVILVGHVTKEGILAGPKLVEHLVDTVLSFEGDRHHAHRVVRAIKNRFGATLEVALFEMTGSGLREVEPGAILHDLGQGPRPGSIVCPAMHGSRCLLVEVQALTAPGFLGNARRKASGLDVNRLAMLIAVLEKHGGLRLADQDVFVSTTGGLKVAEPAADLALCLAIAGAFQGRAIGAGETPTAVVGEVGLGGEVRRAPSMEARLMECARLGYRRVLTPRSVRDLPRVKDVEVVAVGSVSEAMEHLDVAASVTRARSSGRGSAVPASTRRDPP; the protein is encoded by the coding sequence ATGGCGAAGCCACGCGTCAGTTACCTCTGCCGCCAGTGCGGCGGTGTGCAAGCCCAGTGGATGGGCAAGTGCCCGGACTGCGGCACGTGGGATGCGCTGGAGAAGTACATTGAGCCGAAGGCCGCGAAGTCCGGGGCAAGCGGAATGCTCGCGGATGAGGCAACCGGCGAACCGGATGATCGCGCGGCGCGCCCTCCCGTGGCCGAGCCCCTCACCGCGGTGAAGGCGGGTGAGGTATCGCGGCTCTCGACGGGCATCGGCGAGCTGGACCGCGTGCTGGGCGGCGGGCTGGTGCCGGGGTCCGCCGTGCTGGTGGGGGGCGACCCCGGCATCGGCAAGTCGACGCTGCTTCTTCAGGCGGCGGCGCGGCTGGCGGAGAGTCCGGGGGAGGGTCCGGGGAAGTCGCGCTCGGCGGGGAGATCCATCCTCTATGTCAGCAGTGAGGAGTCGGCCTATCAGACGCGGCTGAGGGCGGAGCGTTTGTTTGGTGATGGTGATGGGGAAAAGGAAGGCAGGCGGGGACGCCTGCCCCACTCAGAGGAGACAGAGGATGGGTTGTCAGGTCTCGACAACCTCTATCTGCTGGCGGACACCAACCTGGCCCGCATCATCGAGCAGGTGCGGAAAGTCAACCCGGCGGTGGTCATCGTGGATTCGATCCAGATGATTCACCGTCCGGACCTGGAGGCCGCCCCGGGGTCGGTCGCGCAACTTCGGCGCTGCTGCCTGGAGCTGGTCCATCTGGCCAAGGTGTCGGACATGGCGGTGATCCTCGTGGGGCACGTCACAAAGGAAGGCATCCTCGCCGGGCCGAAACTGGTCGAGCACCTGGTGGACACGGTGCTGTCCTTCGAGGGTGATCGACATCACGCGCACCGGGTGGTGCGGGCGATCAAGAACCGCTTCGGCGCCACGCTGGAGGTCGCGCTCTTCGAGATGACCGGTTCGGGACTGAGGGAGGTCGAGCCGGGGGCGATTCTGCATGACCTGGGGCAGGGGCCGCGGCCCGGCTCGATCGTCTGCCCGGCGATGCACGGCTCCCGCTGCCTGCTGGTGGAGGTGCAGGCGCTCACCGCGCCGGGGTTCCTGGGTAACGCGAGGCGGAAGGCCTCCGGGCTGGATGTCAACCGGCTGGCCATGCTCATCGCGGTGCTGGAGAAGCACGGCGGCCTGCGGCTGGCGGATCAGGACGTCTTCGTCTCGACCACGGGCGGGCTGAAAGTGGCGGAGCCGGCCGCGGATCTGGCGCTCTGCCTGGCCATCGCGGGGGCGTTTCAGGGTCGGGCGATCGGCGCCGGGGAGACGCCGACCGCTGTCGTGGGCGAAGTCGGGCTGGGCGGGGAAGTGCGGCGAGCGCCGTCGATGGAAGCACGGCTCATGGAGTGCGCCCGGCTGGGGTATCGGCGGGTGCTGACGCCGCGTTCGGTCCGCGATCTGCCTCGCGTGAAGGACGTGGAGGTGGTGGCGGTGGGTTCGGTGTCGGAAGCGATGGAGCATCTGGACGTGGCGGCGTCGGTGACGCGGGCGCGATCATCCGGCCGCGGGTCGGCGGTCCCGGCATCGACCCGGCGCGACCCCCCGTGA
- a CDS encoding TerC family protein codes for MEHLLTLENLAALLTLAGLEIVLGIDNIVFISILAAKLPPERQQRARTIGLLLAMVMRIALLLAITWVMGLTRTLFTLPFFSPGEATEISGRDLILIVGGAFLIAKATHEIHDKLEGSHETLHQPKASARFPSVIAQIIMMDLIFSLDSVITAVGMVKAPKGESLFGPIAIMVTAIVISIVVMLLFAGAIGRFIERHPTTKMLALSFLLMIGVMLAADGFGQHIPKGYIYSAMAFSLFVELLNLRVKKLQERRGS; via the coding sequence GTGGAACACCTGCTGACGCTTGAGAATCTCGCCGCCCTGCTCACGCTGGCGGGGCTCGAGATCGTGCTGGGCATCGACAACATCGTCTTCATTTCCATTCTGGCGGCGAAACTGCCGCCCGAACGCCAGCAGCGCGCCCGCACCATCGGGCTGCTGCTGGCGATGGTGATGCGCATCGCCCTGCTGCTGGCGATCACGTGGGTGATGGGGCTGACCAGGACGCTCTTTACGCTTCCGTTCTTCAGTCCGGGCGAAGCCACGGAGATCTCCGGGCGCGACCTGATCCTCATCGTGGGCGGGGCGTTTCTCATCGCCAAGGCCACCCACGAGATTCACGACAAGCTGGAGGGTTCGCACGAGACGCTGCACCAGCCCAAAGCCAGCGCGCGCTTCCCGTCCGTCATCGCGCAGATCATCATGATGGACCTGATCTTTTCGCTCGACTCAGTCATCACCGCGGTCGGCATGGTGAAGGCGCCCAAGGGCGAGTCGCTCTTCGGGCCGATCGCCATCATGGTGACGGCGATCGTGATCTCGATCGTGGTGATGCTGCTCTTCGCGGGCGCCATCGGGCGCTTCATCGAGCGCCACCCCACCACGAAGATGCTGGCGCTCTCCTTCCTGCTGATGATCGGCGTGATGCTGGCGGCGGACGGCTTCGGCCAGCACATTCCCAAGGGGTACATCTACTCCGCGATGGCCTTTTCACTGTTTGTGGAACTGCTGAACCTGCGCGTGAAGAAACTGCAGGAACGGCGCGGAAGTTGA
- a CDS encoding Hsp20/alpha crystallin family protein, with protein sequence MFEITRSSTLDRPLRQFMNAFVNDPFFRAIEVPFDASEALAVDIEDVNGDVVVTASLPGFSKDQIDIKMHDGMLTIDARKEESKESQEGRYYRRERRVGSVSRTVALPKSVAFDKATAELKDGVLKITIPQAESAKPKQIAIK encoded by the coding sequence ATGTTCGAGATCACCCGTTCCAGCACGCTCGATCGTCCGCTCCGTCAGTTCATGAACGCCTTCGTCAACGACCCGTTCTTCCGCGCCATCGAGGTGCCGTTCGACGCCTCCGAGGCGCTGGCCGTGGATATCGAAGATGTGAACGGCGACGTGGTCGTGACGGCCTCGCTGCCCGGCTTCAGCAAGGACCAGATCGACATCAAGATGCACGACGGCATGCTGACCATCGACGCCCGCAAGGAAGAGTCGAAGGAGTCGCAGGAAGGCCGTTACTACCGGCGTGAGCGGCGCGTCGGCTCCGTCAGCCGCACCGTCGCCCTGCCCAAGAGCGTGGCGTTCGACAAGGCCACCGCTGAACTGAAGGACGGCGTGCTGAAGATCACCATCCCGCAGGCGGAGTCCGCCAAGCCCAAGCAGATCGCCATCAAGTGA
- a CDS encoding PA0069 family radical SAM protein gives MDTEDYAYRDALPRGPAHRRGAGLNPGNRFEDVRLHILGEELDRQWIECENVDGSPHRVERTVYLDRTKHILNRVAPTSDVPFDWTLNPYRGCEHGCVYCFARPYHEYLGFSCGLDFETKILAKPDAPDLLRRELASPKWKPEPIVMSAITDIYQPIEHRMRISRRCLEVLAECGQPVSTMTKSALVLRDTDLWSRLAGMNAGRVIVTLVTLDADLAKALEPRATLPAGRLRIIRELTAAGVPVSVNVAPVIPGLTDVEVPRILEAVAEAGARRAAWVLLRLPYQLKDLFLDWLKRCVHPDRARKVESLIRQSRGGKLYEAAVNRGRGRGPIVEQIAQTFDVFTRKYGLNRNIRPLSTAHFRRPEAQGQGRLFG, from the coding sequence ATGGACACCGAGGACTACGCCTACCGCGACGCCCTGCCGCGCGGGCCGGCTCATCGACGCGGCGCAGGGCTGAACCCCGGAAACCGCTTCGAGGATGTGCGGCTGCACATTCTGGGCGAGGAGCTCGACCGCCAATGGATCGAGTGCGAGAACGTGGACGGCTCGCCGCACCGCGTCGAGCGCACGGTATACCTTGATCGAACCAAGCACATCCTCAACCGCGTCGCGCCCACGTCCGATGTGCCTTTCGACTGGACGCTCAACCCCTACCGCGGCTGTGAGCACGGCTGCGTGTACTGCTTCGCCCGGCCTTACCACGAGTATCTTGGCTTTAGTTGCGGGCTGGACTTCGAGACGAAGATTCTCGCCAAGCCCGATGCGCCGGACCTGCTGCGGCGGGAACTCGCCTCGCCCAAGTGGAAGCCGGAGCCGATCGTCATGTCGGCCATCACCGACATCTACCAGCCCATCGAGCACCGCATGAGAATCTCGCGCCGCTGCCTGGAAGTGCTGGCGGAGTGCGGGCAGCCCGTCTCCACCATGACCAAGAGCGCGCTGGTGCTGCGCGACACCGACCTGTGGTCGCGGCTGGCCGGGATGAACGCGGGGCGCGTGATCGTCACGCTGGTCACGCTGGATGCGGACCTGGCGAAGGCCCTGGAGCCGCGAGCCACGCTGCCGGCGGGGCGGCTGCGGATCATCCGAGAACTGACGGCGGCGGGCGTGCCCGTGTCGGTGAACGTGGCCCCGGTCATTCCGGGTCTGACCGATGTGGAAGTGCCGAGAATTCTCGAAGCGGTGGCCGAGGCCGGCGCCCGACGCGCCGCCTGGGTGCTGCTGCGGCTGCCGTATCAGTTGAAGGACCTGTTCCTCGACTGGCTCAAGCGCTGCGTCCACCCTGACCGCGCCCGCAAGGTGGAGTCGCTGATCCGCCAGTCGCGCGGCGGGAAACTCTACGAGGCGGCGGTGAACCGGGGCCGCGGCCGCGGACCGATCGTGGAGCAGATCGCGCAGACGTTCGACGTGTTCACGCGGAAGTACGGGCTGAACCGGAACATCCGGCCGCTCTCCACGGCCCACTTCCGAAGGCCGGAGGCGCAGGGGCAGGGGCGGCTGTTCGGGTGA
- a CDS encoding type II secretion system protein GspG, with protein MSTYAPGPYGPPAAYAPPSNGLGVAAFVCSLIGLFTGGLLSPIGLILGLVALGRPPRGLAIAGVVLGFLGTCGGLILFLIFGAALLAILGIGVLAFTLANAEKVEVSADMAQIAAQVLDYREKNDGVLPATLTILHGLRADALVDPWGRTYRYILDDELDMGFDVISDGEDGRPETLDDIRLSRLGEVWGLDGNVSVSGGEGGAVQLRVGDKRINIRGGRDGGSITVDVDGQTHRIGGDGQTHAGETGASGDDANNQ; from the coding sequence ATGTCCACCTACGCTCCCGGCCCGTACGGTCCGCCCGCCGCGTATGCCCCCCCGTCCAACGGCCTGGGCGTGGCGGCGTTCGTCTGCTCGCTGATCGGGCTGTTCACGGGCGGGCTGCTCTCCCCGATCGGGCTGATTCTGGGGCTGGTCGCCCTGGGCCGCCCGCCCCGCGGCCTGGCCATCGCCGGCGTGGTGCTGGGCTTCCTGGGCACGTGCGGCGGACTGATCCTGTTCCTGATCTTCGGGGCCGCCCTGCTGGCGATCCTGGGCATCGGGGTGCTCGCCTTCACGCTGGCCAACGCGGAGAAGGTCGAGGTGTCCGCCGACATGGCCCAGATCGCGGCCCAGGTGCTCGATTACCGCGAGAAGAACGACGGGGTGCTGCCCGCCACGCTCACCATCCTGCACGGACTTCGAGCCGACGCCCTGGTGGACCCGTGGGGTCGCACCTATCGCTACATTCTCGACGACGAGCTGGACATGGGCTTCGACGTGATCTCCGACGGCGAGGACGGACGCCCCGAGACGCTCGACGACATCCGCCTCAGCCGCCTGGGCGAGGTCTGGGGCCTCGATGGGAACGTCTCGGTCTCGGGCGGCGAGGGCGGCGCCGTCCAGCTCCGCGTGGGCGACAAGCGCATCAACATCCGCGGCGGGCGCGACGGCGGCTCCATTACCGTCGACGTGGATGGCCAGACGCACCGCATCGGCGGCGATGGCCAGACCCATGCCGGAGAAACCGGCGCCAGTGGGGACGATGCGAACAATCAGTAG
- a CDS encoding glutamate mutase L — translation MSHPSPNVNPDAIKVILATDCGSTTTKAILIQYVDGHYRQTHRGEAPTTVEEPFANVTIGVLNSVQELEDLSGRKFIDENGRLIHPAKGNVGSDIYISTSSAGGGLQMLVAGVVRQMTAESAKRAALGAGAIVMDVIASNDKRRPHEQIQRIRDLRPDMILVSGGTDGGNTTQVVQLAELIAPAKPQPRFGARYTMPLIYAGNTDAREAIARTFDEGVELKMVENLRPVLERENLGPARDAIHDLFLEHVMAHAPGYDKLMAWTHAPIMPTPGAVGNILQTIARMQGINVVGVDIGGATTDVFSVFEETFNRTVSANLGMSYSISNVCAEAGMANVLRWVHFDMDERELRNRVKNKMIRPTTIPQTREALIFEQAVAREALRLAYIQHKEFATTLKGVQQQRTVGDTFTQASSGQTIVDNMKLDLLVASGGVLSHAPRMHQTAMMLIDSFEPEGFTTLAKDSIFMMPHLGVLAEVHPKASLEVFERDCLIYLGTCIAAKGEGKAGKPCFSYEIGASPGSPAVSGEMLFGDLKLIPLAEGQTVKVAIEPAKGFDFGAGPGKRVEKMAKGGTVGLILDARGRPLRLPEGRAECQKTMSAWVKALDLYPGG, via the coding sequence ATGTCCCACCCATCGCCGAACGTCAACCCCGACGCCATCAAGGTCATCCTCGCCACCGACTGCGGATCGACCACCACCAAGGCCATCCTCATCCAGTACGTGGATGGGCACTATCGCCAGACCCATCGCGGCGAGGCGCCCACCACCGTCGAGGAACCCTTCGCCAACGTCACCATCGGCGTGCTCAACTCGGTGCAGGAGCTGGAAGACCTCTCCGGGCGCAAGTTCATCGATGAGAACGGCCGGCTCATTCACCCCGCCAAAGGCAACGTGGGGTCGGACATCTACATCTCCACCTCCTCCGCGGGCGGCGGTTTGCAGATGCTGGTCGCCGGCGTGGTGCGGCAGATGACCGCCGAGAGCGCCAAGCGGGCCGCGCTGGGCGCAGGGGCGATCGTGATGGACGTGATCGCCAGCAACGACAAGCGCCGCCCGCACGAGCAGATTCAGCGAATCCGCGACCTGCGGCCGGACATGATCCTCGTCTCCGGCGGGACCGACGGCGGCAACACCACGCAGGTCGTCCAACTGGCGGAGTTGATCGCCCCCGCCAAGCCCCAGCCGCGCTTCGGCGCGCGGTACACCATGCCGCTCATCTACGCGGGCAACACCGACGCCCGCGAGGCCATCGCCCGCACCTTTGATGAGGGTGTGGAGCTGAAGATGGTCGAGAACCTGCGCCCCGTGCTGGAGCGCGAGAACCTCGGCCCGGCCCGCGACGCCATTCACGACCTCTTCCTCGAGCACGTGATGGCCCACGCCCCCGGCTACGACAAGCTCATGGCGTGGACGCATGCGCCCATCATGCCGACCCCCGGCGCCGTGGGCAACATCCTGCAGACCATCGCCCGCATGCAGGGCATCAACGTGGTGGGCGTCGATATCGGCGGCGCGACGACCGACGTCTTCTCCGTCTTCGAGGAGACCTTCAACCGCACCGTCTCCGCCAACCTGGGCATGTCGTACTCGATCTCCAACGTCTGCGCCGAGGCGGGCATGGCCAACGTGCTGCGCTGGGTCCATTTCGACATGGACGAGCGCGAGCTGCGAAACCGCGTCAAGAACAAGATGATCCGCCCGACGACGATCCCGCAGACGCGCGAGGCGCTCATCTTCGAGCAGGCCGTGGCCCGCGAGGCGCTGCGGCTGGCGTACATCCAGCACAAGGAGTTCGCCACCACCCTCAAGGGCGTGCAGCAGCAGCGCACCGTGGGCGACACCTTCACGCAGGCCAGCAGCGGCCAGACCATCGTGGACAACATGAAGCTCGACCTGCTGGTCGCCTCGGGCGGCGTGCTCTCCCACGCTCCGCGCATGCACCAGACGGCCATGATGCTCATCGACTCCTTTGAGCCGGAGGGCTTCACCACCCTCGCCAAGGACTCGATCTTCATGATGCCCCACCTGGGGGTGCTGGCCGAGGTCCACCCCAAGGCCTCGCTGGAAGTGTTCGAGCGTGACTGCCTGATCTACCTGGGCACCTGCATCGCCGCCAAGGGCGAGGGGAAAGCGGGCAAGCCCTGCTTCTCCTACGAGATCGGCGCCAGCCCCGGCTCACCGGCGGTTTCCGGCGAAATGCTCTTCGGCGATCTCAAACTCATTCCGCTGGCCGAGGGCCAGACCGTGAAAGTCGCCATCGAGCCGGCCAAGGGCTTCGACTTCGGAGCCGGCCCGGGCAAGCGCGTGGAGAAAATGGCCAAGGGCGGCACTGTGGGCCTGATCCTCGATGCCCGGGGCCGCCCGCTGCGTCTGCCCGAGGGCCGGGCCGAGTGCCAGAAGACGATGAGCGCGTGGGTGAAGGCGCTGGATCTGTATCCGGGCGGGTGA
- a CDS encoding SDR family oxidoreductase: MIKRILITGGAGFLGSHLCDRLVAAGHDVICLDNFFTSQKSNIAHLLGKPNFELIRHDVTHPFFLEVDEIYNMACPAAPGHYQYNPIKTTKTSVLGAINVLGLAKRVKARVFHASTSEVYGDPPPECHPQPETYRGNVNPIGPRACYDEGKRCAETLMFDYHRQNRVDIRVARIFNTYGPRMHPYDGRVVSNFIRQALAGQDITLYGDGSQTRSFCYVDDLIDGILAMMRDDVKHTGPINLGNPDEFTIRDLARQVVELTGSKSRLITARPLPEDDPQQRQPDITLAGTVLGWKPRVPLRDGLAKTVAWFRSIDITAYRPPTPNY, from the coding sequence ATGATCAAACGCATCCTCATCACCGGCGGCGCGGGGTTCCTCGGGTCGCATCTCTGTGACCGGCTCGTGGCGGCGGGGCACGATGTCATCTGCCTCGACAACTTCTTCACCAGCCAGAAGTCCAACATCGCCCACCTGCTGGGCAAACCCAACTTCGAACTGATCCGCCACGACGTGACGCATCCCTTCTTCCTCGAAGTGGATGAGATCTACAACATGGCCTGCCCCGCGGCGCCGGGCCACTACCAGTACAACCCCATCAAGACCACCAAGACCAGCGTGCTGGGCGCCATCAACGTGCTCGGGCTGGCCAAGCGCGTCAAGGCCCGCGTCTTTCACGCCAGCACCAGCGAGGTGTACGGCGACCCGCCCCCCGAGTGCCACCCCCAGCCCGAAACCTACCGCGGCAACGTCAACCCCATCGGTCCGCGCGCCTGCTACGACGAGGGCAAGCGCTGCGCCGAGACGCTGATGTTCGACTACCACCGGCAGAACCGCGTGGACATCCGCGTGGCGCGAATCTTCAACACCTACGGCCCGCGCATGCACCCCTACGACGGGCGCGTGGTGAGCAACTTCATCCGCCAGGCGCTGGCCGGGCAGGACATCACGCTCTACGGCGACGGCTCGCAGACCCGCTCCTTCTGCTATGTCGATGATCTGATCGACGGCATTCTCGCCATGATGCGCGACGACGTGAAGCACACCGGACCCATCAACCTGGGCAACCCGGACGAGTTCACCATCCGCGACCTGGCGCGGCAGGTGGTCGAGCTGACCGGGTCGAAGTCACGACTCATCACGGCCAGGCCATTGCCGGAAGATGATCCACAGCAGCGTCAACCGGACATCACCCTGGCCGGGACCGTGCTGGGCTGGAAGCCGCGCGTGCCCCTGCGCGACGGGCTGGCGAAAACCGTGGCGTGGTTTCGCTCGATCGACATCACCGCGTACCGGCCTCCCACGCCGAACTACTGA